The following proteins come from a genomic window of Canis aureus isolate CA01 chromosome 3, VMU_Caureus_v.1.0, whole genome shotgun sequence:
- the CRYAB gene encoding alpha-crystallin B chain, producing the protein MDIAIHHPWIRRPFFPFHSPSRLFDQFFGEHLLESDLFPTSTSLSPFYLRPPSFLRAPSWIDTGLSEMRLEKDRFSVNLDVKHFSPEELKVKVLGDVIEVHGKHEERQDEHGFISREFHRKYRIPADVDPLAITSSLSSDGVLTVNGPRKQASGPERTIPITREEKPAVTAAPKK; encoded by the exons ATGGACATCGCCATCCACCACCCCTGGATCCGCCgccccttctttcccttccactCCCCCAGCCGCCTCTTTGACCAGTTCTTCGGAGAGCACCTGTTGGAGTCCGATCTCTTCCCAACTTCTACTTCCCTGAGCCCCTTCTACCTTCGGCCACCCTCATTCCTGCGGGCACCCAGCTGGATTGACACCGGGCTCTCAGAG ATGCGTCTGGAGAAGGACAGATTCTCTGTCAACCTGGATGTGAAGCACTTCTCCCCAGAGGAGCTCAAGGTCAAGGTGTTGGGAGATGTGATTGAGGTGCATGGCAAACATGAAGAGCGCCAG GATGAACATGGTTTCATCTCCCGGGAGTTCCACAGGAAATACAGGATCCCAGCCGATGTGGATCCTCTTGCCATTACTTCATCCCTGTCATCTGATGGGGTCCTCACTGTGAATGGACCAAGGAAGCAGGCCTCAGGCCCTGAGCGCACCATTCCCATCACCCGTGAAGAAAAGCCTGCAGTCACTGCAGCCCCCAAGAAATAG
- the HSPB2 gene encoding heat shock protein beta-2 — translation MSGRSVPHAHPATTEYEFANPSRLGEQRFGEGLLPEEILTPTLYHGYYVRPRAARAAEGSRAGASELRLSDGKFQAFLDVSHFTPDEVTVRTVDNLLEVSARHPQRLDRHGFVSREFCRTYVLPADVDPWRVRAALSHDGILNLEAPRGGRHLDTEVNEVYISLLPAPPDPDEEEEATRVEP, via the exons ATGTCGGGCCGCTCGGTGCCCCACGCCCACCCGGCCACCACCGAGTACGAATTCGCCAACCCCAGCCGCCTGGGCGAGCAGCGCTTCGGAGAAG GCCTCCTGCCCGAAGAGATCCTGACCCCCACCCTCTACCATGGCTACTATGTCCGGCcccgggccgcccgcgccgccgagGGTAGCAGGGCAGGGGCGTCGGAGCTTCGGCTCAGCGACGGCAAGTTCCAGGCGTTTCTGGACGTGAGCCACTTTACGCCCGACGAGGTGACCGTAAGGACTGTGGACAACCTGCTGGAGGTGTCTGCCCGGCACCCCCAGCGCCTGGACCGCCACGGCTTCGTGTCCCGGGAGTTCTGCCGCACCTACGTCTTGCCCGCCGATGTGGACCCCTGGCGGGTCCGGGCGGCTCTCTCCCACGATGGCATCCTTAACCTGGAGGCACCTCGGGGTGGCCGACATTTGGACACGGAGGTCAATGAGGTCTATAtctccctgctccctgcacctCCCGATCCAGACGAAGAGGAGGAGGCAACCAGGGTTGAGCCCTGA